One part of the Clostridium thermosuccinogenes genome encodes these proteins:
- the mraY gene encoding phospho-N-acetylmuramoyl-pentapeptide-transferase, with the protein MDALFTGSVQVTVFVITFVLALIAGPILIPILTKLKFGQTVRDDGPKTHFKKMGTPTIGGLIFLIPITLVLMYFSLSYPKILPMLLVTLGFGVVGLIDDLIKVLKKSKDGLFAGQKMLGLLLIAAAFAFYIAYFTDLGVDVTIPFVGTVNSAWFFILFTIFVFIATTNGVNLTDGLDGLATGVTLIVMVFFTVVAMTRAEWDYIKVFTASVAGGCLGFLVFNIHPARVFMGDSGSLALGGAVASTAIMLKMPFILLLVGGIYVVEVLSDIIQVTSFKLRRKRVFKMAPLHHHFELSGWKETKVVAVFWTTTLVLCIIALLLLGVRFV; encoded by the coding sequence CTTTTTACCGGATCAGTGCAAGTTACAGTATTTGTAATTACGTTTGTATTAGCATTAATTGCCGGACCAATTCTTATACCGATACTGACAAAGCTGAAATTCGGGCAGACAGTCAGAGACGACGGGCCGAAGACACATTTTAAAAAGATGGGCACACCCACCATCGGAGGCTTGATATTTCTTATACCCATCACCCTGGTGCTGATGTATTTTTCTTTAAGCTACCCCAAGATATTGCCCATGCTATTGGTTACACTGGGGTTTGGGGTCGTAGGCCTTATCGATGACCTCATTAAGGTCTTAAAAAAAAGCAAGGACGGTTTGTTTGCCGGACAAAAGATGTTGGGACTGCTTCTGATTGCTGCTGCGTTTGCATTTTATATTGCGTATTTCACTGATCTGGGAGTGGATGTAACAATACCTTTTGTGGGAACTGTAAATTCGGCATGGTTTTTTATTTTGTTCACCATTTTCGTTTTCATTGCCACTACCAACGGGGTTAACCTGACAGATGGTCTTGACGGCCTTGCTACAGGAGTTACTCTGATTGTAATGGTGTTTTTTACCGTAGTGGCTATGACGAGAGCGGAATGGGATTACATAAAGGTGTTTACAGCTTCCGTAGCCGGAGGCTGTTTGGGCTTTTTGGTTTTTAACATCCATCCTGCCCGCGTCTTTATGGGTGATTCAGGGTCTCTGGCCTTGGGAGGAGCTGTAGCCAGTACGGCTATAATGCTGAAAATGCCCTTTATCCTCCTTTTAGTTGGAGGAATATATGTGGTAGAAGTCCTTTCGGACATAATCCAGGTGACTTCTTTCAAATTGAGGCGCAAAAGGGTATTTAAAATGGCTCCCCTTCATCATCATTTTGAGCTGTCGGGATGGAAGGAAACAAAAGTTGTTGCAGTGTTCTGGACCACAACCTTGGTATTGTGCATAATCGCACTTTTGCTATTGGGAGTGCGGTTTGTCTAG